A stretch of Halomonas elongata DSM 2581 DNA encodes these proteins:
- a CDS encoding L,D-transpeptidase family protein, which yields MFATEVRYTRFHRGAWILGAWLALSGPAMAQSEATEPSGIGPEVSELLSESSSRLRNLYAVRGDRPIWQDADSVDALVEALKGLDADGLVPSDYRPDDLQAASRAALMEGADAGTRARFELRASRTLLTALTHLQRGKVDPQRINDEWDLSIEPPSLDLAAISRALDDGDVSAAIDLARPPYEPYEQLREGLAHYREIKRQGGWPALMNVEDPLRPGDTGTEVTALRERLAAIGNDQLVAADEGYYPTIELQAPEPRVYDEALVEAVRRFQRHHLLADDGVVGPRTLKALNMSVERRIDQIRANMERARWLLHGLPESFVLVDIAGYDLRYFRPNGDTWRARIVVGQPYRRTPSLRSEITHLTINPTWTVPPTIMREDVLPKVRRDPGYLATKNLSVLSPSGKQLDPASVDWSNPGGVMLRQQAGPNNPLGQLVVRFPNDHLVYLHDTPSRGLFSRSQRALSSGCIRVEGVLELAQLLFDDTGTQANVRRLIADGKTRNVLLARHVPVVLHYWTVQPEPDGELAFRPDIYDRDDALIEALDRSVTL from the coding sequence ATGTTCGCCACCGAGGTTCGGTATACACGTTTTCATCGAGGCGCCTGGATCCTCGGAGCCTGGCTGGCACTGAGCGGCCCTGCCATGGCTCAGTCGGAGGCCACCGAGCCCTCGGGCATTGGCCCGGAAGTGAGTGAACTCCTGAGCGAGTCCTCCTCCCGGTTGCGCAACCTCTATGCGGTGCGGGGCGATCGTCCGATCTGGCAGGATGCCGATAGCGTGGATGCCCTGGTCGAGGCGCTGAAAGGATTGGACGCCGACGGCCTCGTACCGAGCGACTATCGGCCCGACGATCTCCAGGCGGCGTCCCGGGCGGCCCTCATGGAGGGGGCCGACGCCGGGACACGGGCCCGCTTCGAGCTGCGGGCCAGCCGTACCCTGCTGACGGCCCTGACGCACCTGCAGCGCGGCAAGGTCGACCCGCAGCGCATCAATGACGAATGGGATCTATCCATCGAGCCGCCCTCGCTCGATCTGGCCGCTATCTCGCGGGCACTGGACGACGGTGACGTGTCCGCGGCGATCGACCTGGCGCGACCTCCCTATGAACCCTATGAGCAATTGCGCGAGGGCCTGGCCCATTACCGGGAGATCAAACGTCAGGGCGGCTGGCCGGCACTGATGAACGTCGAGGACCCGCTGCGCCCCGGTGACACGGGCACGGAGGTGACAGCATTGCGCGAGCGTCTGGCGGCGATCGGCAATGATCAGTTGGTGGCTGCCGACGAGGGCTATTATCCGACCATCGAGTTGCAGGCTCCCGAACCGAGGGTCTATGACGAGGCCCTGGTCGAGGCCGTGCGACGTTTTCAGCGTCACCACCTGCTGGCCGATGACGGGGTGGTGGGACCGCGCACGCTCAAGGCCTTGAACATGAGCGTCGAGCGTCGCATCGACCAGATTCGCGCCAACATGGAGCGTGCCCGATGGTTGCTGCACGGGCTGCCGGAATCCTTCGTGCTGGTCGACATCGCGGGCTATGACCTGCGCTATTTTCGCCCCAACGGTGACACCTGGCGGGCCAGAATCGTGGTGGGGCAACCCTATCGGCGAACGCCGTCGCTGCGCTCCGAGATCACCCACCTGACCATCAATCCGACCTGGACGGTGCCGCCGACCATCATGCGCGAGGACGTGCTGCCCAAGGTGCGGCGCGATCCCGGGTATCTGGCGACCAAGAACCTCTCGGTACTCAGCCCCTCGGGCAAACAACTGGACCCGGCCAGCGTCGACTGGTCGAATCCCGGCGGAGTGATGCTGCGCCAGCAGGCCGGGCCGAACAATCCGCTCGGGCAACTGGTGGTGCGTTTCCCCAACGACCACCTGGTCTATCTGCACGATACGCCATCGCGGGGGTTGTTCAGTCGCTCACAGCGGGCGCTCAGTTCCGGCTGCATTCGCGTGGAGGGGGTGCTGGAGCTGGCTCAGCTGCTGTTCGACGATACCGGCACCCAGGCCAATGTCCGTCGCTTGATCGCCGATGGCAAGACCCGCAACGTGCTGCTGGCGCGTCACGTGCCGGTCGTGCTGCATTACTGGACCGTGCAGCCCGAGCCCGATGGAGAGCTTGCCTTCCGGCCGGATATCTATGATCGCGACGATGCCTTGATCGAGGCACTGGATCGGTCAGTGACGCTTTGA
- a CDS encoding MFS transporter — MSSSLFAHRPPAASLFLIASGCVLLMFSFGLRSSFGLFVEPLDELNGWGRDVIGLALAIQNLVWGLVAVLAGGLADRFGTVKVIVAGALFYALGIWLVGGVEQVWVLHTGVGFLVGAGIAGTAFGLVLPAMARAVSPSQRQAVLGIGTAAGSMGQFVLVPVIQQLVEAFGWIGALNAMAVMALFMALLAMPLARTSAPTESVDYGLRMSEVLRMARGHGSYWLLTLGFFVCGFHVAFITVHMPAFLTDAGFSSEVAAWSISLIGLCNVIGAFLAGVLSGRMAMRSVLIGIYATRVIAITLFMLVPLSLPSVLIFSCVMGFLWLATVPPTTGLVVAMFGTRYMATLYGVVFLGHQLGSFWGVWLGGWLFEATGSYAGLWWTGVALGVVAVVLHWPIRETPVESSVMAPAN, encoded by the coding sequence ATGTCGTCATCACTTTTCGCACATCGTCCACCTGCTGCCAGTCTCTTTTTGATCGCCAGTGGCTGCGTCTTACTGATGTTCTCCTTTGGATTGCGTTCGAGTTTTGGGTTATTCGTCGAGCCTCTCGATGAGCTCAATGGTTGGGGGCGTGATGTCATCGGTCTGGCGTTGGCCATCCAGAATCTGGTCTGGGGCCTGGTCGCCGTGTTGGCGGGTGGGCTTGCCGATCGTTTCGGCACCGTCAAAGTCATCGTCGCCGGTGCCTTGTTCTATGCACTAGGTATCTGGCTTGTCGGCGGTGTCGAGCAGGTTTGGGTGCTGCACACCGGCGTCGGATTCCTGGTGGGAGCGGGGATAGCGGGCACCGCTTTTGGTCTGGTATTGCCGGCCATGGCGCGAGCGGTTTCGCCGTCACAGCGGCAGGCGGTGCTGGGAATTGGTACAGCGGCAGGCTCGATGGGCCAGTTCGTCCTCGTGCCGGTAATCCAACAATTGGTCGAGGCCTTCGGTTGGATCGGTGCCTTGAACGCGATGGCGGTGATGGCGCTGTTCATGGCGCTATTGGCCATGCCATTGGCGCGAACCAGCGCCCCTACCGAGAGTGTCGACTACGGGCTCAGAATGAGCGAGGTCTTGAGAATGGCTCGCGGCCATGGCTCCTACTGGCTACTGACCCTGGGGTTTTTCGTCTGCGGCTTTCACGTTGCGTTCATTACGGTGCACATGCCGGCGTTCTTGACGGATGCGGGGTTCTCCTCCGAGGTTGCTGCTTGGTCGATCAGCTTGATTGGGCTGTGCAACGTGATAGGCGCCTTCCTGGCCGGCGTACTGTCAGGTCGAATGGCCATGCGCAGTGTACTGATCGGCATTTATGCCACGAGAGTTATCGCTATTACCCTATTCATGCTGGTGCCGCTCAGTCTGCCGTCGGTGTTGATCTTCAGCTGTGTGATGGGATTCCTCTGGTTGGCTACCGTGCCTCCGACCACGGGATTGGTTGTGGCGATGTTCGGCACGCGCTATATGGCCACCCTGTATGGAGTGGTATTTCTCGGTCACCAGTTGGGCAGCTTCTGGGGAGTATGGCTAGGGGGCTGGCTGTTCGAGGCTACTGGGAGCTACGCCGGTCTTTGGTGGACCGGCGTAGCACTCGGTGTGGTGGCAGTTGTGTTGCACTGGCCGATTCGTGAAACCCCGGTCGAGTCTTCCGTCATGGCACCGGCGAACTGA
- a CDS encoding nucleoside permease, translating to MLRTRLGIMMFLQFFIWGGWFVTLGTFLSQNLDATGGQIGMAFSTQSWGAIIAPFIIGLIADRYFNAERILAILHLAGAALMFGLYRSQDFASFYPLVLVYMILYMPTLALVNSVSFRQMRDPSQEFAKIRVWGTIGWILAGLAISYLFSWDGAEAIAGGALRNTFLMCAIASLALGVYCFTLPATPPKADTRKGGLKEILGLDALQLLRDRNYAIFFIASVLICIPLAFYYQNANPFLAEIGVANPTGKMTLGQISEVLFMLLLPVFIHRFGIKITLIVGMLAWAVRYALFAFGDAGEGVYMLLIGIALHGVCYDFFFVSGQIYTDARAGERFQSAAQGMITLATYGVGMLIGFWVAGLVTDHYVTAEGHDWYGIWLFPALFALAVLLLFLVAFKDKDSTSTKPEASRT from the coding sequence ATGCTACGCACTCGGCTCGGCATCATGATGTTTCTGCAGTTCTTCATCTGGGGTGGCTGGTTCGTCACCCTGGGCACCTTTCTCTCCCAGAACCTGGACGCCACCGGAGGCCAGATCGGCATGGCCTTCTCGACCCAGTCATGGGGCGCGATCATCGCACCCTTCATCATCGGCCTGATCGCCGATCGCTACTTCAATGCCGAACGCATTCTCGCCATTCTGCACCTGGCCGGGGCCGCCCTGATGTTCGGCCTGTACCGTTCCCAGGACTTCGCGTCCTTCTATCCGCTGGTCCTGGTCTACATGATCCTCTACATGCCCACCCTGGCTCTGGTGAATTCGGTCTCCTTTCGCCAGATGCGCGACCCCTCGCAGGAATTCGCCAAGATTCGGGTCTGGGGCACCATCGGCTGGATTCTCGCCGGCCTGGCGATCAGCTACCTGTTCTCCTGGGACGGCGCCGAGGCCATCGCCGGCGGCGCACTGCGCAATACCTTCCTGATGTGCGCCATCGCCTCGCTGGCACTGGGCGTCTACTGCTTTACCCTGCCCGCCACGCCCCCCAAGGCGGACACCCGCAAGGGCGGCCTGAAGGAGATTCTCGGGCTTGATGCTCTGCAACTGCTCAGGGACCGCAACTACGCGATCTTCTTCATCGCCTCGGTGCTGATCTGCATCCCGCTGGCCTTCTATTATCAGAACGCCAACCCCTTCCTGGCGGAGATCGGCGTGGCCAACCCCACCGGCAAGATGACCCTGGGGCAGATCTCGGAAGTCCTGTTCATGCTGTTGTTGCCGGTGTTCATCCACCGCTTCGGCATCAAGATTACCCTGATCGTCGGCATGCTGGCCTGGGCGGTGCGCTATGCCCTCTTCGCCTTCGGTGATGCCGGTGAAGGCGTTTACATGCTGTTGATCGGCATTGCCCTGCACGGCGTCTGCTACGACTTCTTCTTCGTCTCGGGGCAGATCTACACCGATGCGCGCGCCGGCGAACGCTTCCAGAGCGCGGCCCAGGGCATGATCACCCTGGCCACCTACGGCGTCGGCATGCTGATCGGCTTCTGGGTCGCCGGCCTGGTCACCGACCACTACGTCACCGCCGAGGGCCACGACTGGTACGGCATCTGGCTGTTCCCCGCCCTTTTCGCCCTCGCCGTCCTGTTGCTGTTCCTGGTGGCCTTCAAGGACAAGGACTCCACCAGCACGAAGCCCGAGGCCAGCCGCACCTGA
- a CDS encoding LysR substrate-binding domain-containing protein, producing MNQPPLKAMQCFCLSAHHLSLKRAAHELSVTPGAVSQQVKLLEHWLGFALFHRRARSITLTEAGNSYFRRIAPQMDELVNISHSVKQVDRIQVVRLSLPPSFAMQCMRRYLPALRRDHPDIDLRLHASAIPQAVQESGEDIALRYLACADPALDCTRLFHFEVFPVCSPAYLDAHPSLASGRLDGITLIHDILHQDWHRLIQAQGLSDTGTDSLHCDQAMLALQAAESGLGIALCDPLLAREALQEQRLVIPFEARLEARRHLFLVHRRHPPISPAASQVKDWLVTALMQGGNSAPLDTSKRH from the coding sequence ATGAACCAGCCCCCTCTCAAGGCCATGCAGTGTTTCTGCCTCTCCGCCCACCATCTCAGCCTCAAGCGGGCCGCCCATGAGCTGTCGGTGACGCCTGGTGCGGTCAGCCAGCAGGTCAAACTGTTGGAACACTGGCTGGGCTTCGCACTATTCCATCGGCGGGCTCGTTCCATCACTCTGACCGAGGCCGGCAATTCTTACTTTCGACGCATCGCGCCCCAGATGGACGAGTTGGTCAACATCAGTCATTCGGTGAAACAGGTCGACCGCATCCAGGTCGTGCGCCTGAGCCTGCCGCCGAGCTTCGCCATGCAGTGCATGCGCCGGTACCTGCCTGCGCTGCGCCGCGACCATCCCGATATCGATCTGCGCTTGCACGCCTCAGCGATACCACAGGCAGTACAGGAATCCGGGGAGGATATTGCACTGCGCTACCTGGCCTGCGCTGATCCGGCACTGGACTGCACACGTCTTTTCCACTTCGAGGTCTTTCCCGTATGCAGCCCGGCTTATCTGGACGCACACCCGTCACTCGCCTCGGGAAGGCTGGACGGTATCACGCTGATCCACGACATCCTGCACCAGGACTGGCATCGCCTGATTCAAGCCCAGGGCCTCTCCGACACAGGGACCGATAGCCTGCATTGCGACCAGGCGATGCTGGCCCTACAGGCGGCGGAGAGTGGCCTGGGCATCGCCCTCTGCGATCCATTACTGGCCCGCGAGGCGCTACAGGAACAACGACTCGTTATCCCCTTCGAGGCCAGGTTGGAAGCCCGGCGCCACTTGTTCCTGGTACATCGCCGCCATCCACCGATCAGTCCCGCTGCCAGTCAGGTCAAAGACTGGCTCGTGACAGCCTTGATGCAGGGTGGCAACAGCGCACCGCTAGATACTTCAAAGCGTCACTGA
- a CDS encoding murein L,D-transpeptidase catalytic domain family protein — MLLASPLQAGDFMVRAFTPQQLNQPPLAQQLTRMAPRANPGVLHLAARALNCADPGADRLAVIDFSLPSTEPRLWVFDLRHDRLLFRELVSHGQGSGDNMATAFSNIPESHQSSIGLFRTLNSYEGSNGYSLRLKGLEPGVNDQAYKRAIVMHGADYVSEDFIEKVGRLGRSHGCPAVREEVAVPLINSLKDHQYLFTYYPDQEWLSQSTYLRCPGSDSRLAMQ, encoded by the coding sequence ATGTTACTCGCTTCCCCGCTGCAGGCGGGGGACTTCATGGTCCGGGCCTTCACGCCCCAGCAACTCAACCAGCCTCCCCTGGCACAGCAGCTGACCCGCATGGCGCCCCGCGCCAACCCTGGCGTTCTCCATCTGGCTGCTCGAGCGCTCAACTGCGCCGACCCGGGCGCCGACCGCCTGGCCGTGATCGACTTCTCGCTGCCCTCCACCGAGCCCAGGCTGTGGGTTTTCGACCTGCGCCACGACCGCCTGCTGTTCCGCGAACTTGTCTCGCATGGCCAGGGATCCGGCGACAACATGGCCACGGCCTTCTCCAACATTCCCGAGAGTCACCAATCCAGCATCGGGCTGTTCCGTACTCTCAACAGCTATGAAGGCAGCAACGGCTATTCCCTGCGTCTCAAGGGGCTGGAGCCGGGCGTCAACGACCAGGCCTACAAGCGCGCCATCGTGATGCACGGCGCCGACTACGTCAGTGAAGACTTCATCGAAAAGGTCGGCCGCCTGGGCCGCAGCCACGGCTGCCCGGCCGTACGCGAGGAGGTCGCCGTCCCGTTGATCAACAGCCTCAAGGACCATCAATACCTCTTCACCTACTACCCCGACCAGGAATGGCTCAGCCAGTCCACCTACCTGCGCTGCCCCGGCAGCGATTCACGGCTCGCCATGCAATGA